A window of Numenius arquata chromosome 10, bNumArq3.hap1.1, whole genome shotgun sequence genomic DNA:
GGGGTGATAATGAACTTGTAGAACTgcactcagggaaaaaaaaaagtaattgtgttCCATCTTTGCATTTGCACATTGAGCCTATTTTTAGACTTCTTGGGATCCATGGCTGTCTGGAAGACCACTGTAATCATGGAAGTGTTTTTCATGTGTCTCTCTGGAGAGCTGCTATGGTTGTGTATTAAAGCAATACTGGGCCTAGGATGCCGAAAAGTATACGTGCAAATCCTTTCTTGTGTTTAAATTGTGGCTGTGGAATATTTTAAGTATGCCTAGATTTTAACATGTTATTAACTTATTGTTTATAGAACAAAAGAAACGTAATAAAACTTAAACACAGaccattattttattaataaagttGGTATCTCTGTGAAGAAGCTGTCTATTGAGATGTGTACGCAAGAAGTCCAAGATTAGTCCTGACTTTTGTCAGTAATGTTTAGCTGTGGCTGTGAAGAAGCCATTTAACTTTTCTGCCTTGATCTCCAGAACTGGAAGACACTCATGTATTACGGAAGAACCGTAGCTTCAGACAGTAGCTACAAGGCACTTTGAACACAAAAAGTTGTATCTTAAAGCTAAGTACAAGGTGATGATTGTATTTATGATTGCAAACTAGTAAACTTTTTAAAACTCTGCATTAAGACTTAGTTCTTTATTTCCATATTCCCTCTCCCTCACAAACCCTGCTTAATGAGAAGTGAGACTTGTTCCCAGGCGCAGATATTATAGTCAGCCTGGGCCTATCCCACTGCTCCGCGTTTTCAGCTCCTCCTTTTGTGGGAGTCCACAAAGCGTACGCctttctcctcagcctcctcctccggCAGCAGGACCGGGGTGACGGCCACGGTCCCCCCTCACTGGGAGGCAGGACGTGCCCAGAACCACAGGGACGGCAGCTCACGACCTGGACACCCCTTTAGTAGCTCTGCTCCTCGCTGTTTCTCGGCGTTAAGGCAAATTACCCCGGAGAAGAGGGGCTTTTCACTTAATTAAGCAGGGCTTGTAATAACTTCAGGAGGACCGGCCTCAAGGCGCAGGCACGGGCCCGAGATGACAGCTGCTCACTTCTCACCTGCAGCACCCCAGCTCCCGGCCAGGAGcctctcagcccccccccaagtcactcccagtacagcccagttccCCCCAGGCTCCTGTCAGCATCCTCTACTCATGACATTGgtttcccagttccccccaggtctcaccagtagctcccagtatgaaccagtataaaccagtatgccCCCAGGAGCCTCTCAGCCCCCTAcccagtcactcccagtacagcccagttccCCCCAGGCTCCTATCGGCATCCTCCACTCATGGAATTGgcttcccagtaccccccagtatctcccagtgcctcccagtcccccccaattCCTTTCCAATCCCCCTCAGTCCCATCCCAGTCACCTCcttcgggggggcgggggggctcgcTATCTGAAAAAAGCCCCCACCGAAGTACATTCCGTCCAAGTTCGTAGGACTGGAAAGCCCTTCACAAGACTCCCCCTCTGACTTGGCTGCGCCCCCGTAGTCCCTGGTAAGGTTCCACGCTGGCCTCTGGGGCCGCCCGCCTCCTCAGCCCCGGTGCTGCGGGGATGGCACCgccgggggctgcccccaggCCCCCACAGCTCTGACGGCAAAGCCGTTCATTCACAACCGGGACGCGATGCCGGGCCGGTTCGTAGTGCCCCGGCACCTCTAACGccgcggagggggcgggcgggtctCCGCCCCGTCGGGCCGCCGCCGTGTGTGCCGGCAATAGGGCTCCGCCGCTTCCCCCGGAACTCCGGGCGCAGCCGCTTGTTTCCGTGGGGGCCGTCACCGCTGGTGGGTCGGTGCGGGTCCACGCGGACCGGGCGGCGGGACAGGACAGGgtaggtggcggcggcggccggcggtgAGGGAATTCTCTTCGCTCTCCTCAGGGGGTGTGGGGTTGGTCCGCCTGGCAGCTCCTTGCCGTCCTGGCCTTGGAAGTCGGCTTTGCCCGGGGTAAAGTAGCGgtctcctccccacccctgccgGGTGCAGGCTGCCGGCCTGCATGGAGACTCGCCCCCCGGCctgggcccgggcccgggcccgtgGTGGCCGGAGCACAGGGCCTGGggctgccaggagagctgctTTACCCCGGCCTGGGGCTGCCGGGAGAGCTGCTTTACCCCGGCCTGGggctgccaggagagctgctTTACCCCGGGAGGGCCTCGGTGCTTTCCATGTGCATCCAGGCAGGATGTAAATTGGCTGTTTTTCCAGAGATGGTTAAGTCGTGTTCGCACAGCACTGCGGTTCTCCATCAGGTGTGCTGTGTGCACTAACTGTGTTTCCTTCCCATGTCAGCTGTTACGTTGTCACACAGAGGCAATCTGCGCCATACCGGCTGTAGACAGTTGTTGAAAGAGTAAgatggaggaaaaagagaagaagaagcaTCGAGCAAAGCATAGTGGGCcgaaggcagagaagaaaaggaaacgtTATCTCAACGAGTTAGGAATAGGAGATGAGGAGAATGCGCGGAAGAGAAACCCCAAAGCCTTTACAGTCCAGTCTGCTGTGCGGATGGCCAGGACTTTCCATAGGTAAGAAATGGGAATTGGTTATAGAGCGTGTGGGGTTGGCTGGATGGGTAGGTGTTGGCTGGTGTTTCTTCATGTAGAAATATGCGTAGTGTAATTTTCACTGGTGTGATCACAATGCTTTTGTCATTCACCAGGTCATGTTGTAGGTGATGTGTGTGTCAGAAGTGTGATGCTTTCTGCATCTGTGTTACGTGGTACAGCTGCGTTAGtctcaatgggaaaaaaaatgcatacagcTCCTTAGGCTTGGTGGCAGTGCCACATACATATTCATATCTGGGCTCTTGATGAACCTTCGCGTCCAAGTTTTTGCAAATACGGAAgactttaaaagaataaatgttaCTGTCTTTTACGTTCTTCTGCTTATTGATTGCACATTTCTTCTCAGAACTCAGGATTTGAAGACTAAAAAACATCACATCCCTGTGGTTGACCGTACTCCTTTGGAGCCACCTCCTGTGGTGGTGGTTGTAGTCGGCCCTCCCAAAGTTGGGAAGAGCACCGTAATAAAATGTCTCATTAAGAACTTCACAAGGCAAAAACTGGTTGAAATCCGGGGTCCTGTTACAATTGTTTCAGGTGAGAACAAAGATATGAGAAATGGATGTGCTAATTTTGCACTTCTTATTTGTCCTGCTTTTAGAGCTGGAATGTTTTTGTGTTCCTACAATTTTTGTCATGTTGAAGAAATCGTTTGGATATGTTATCAAACATAGTTATTAACAGTAAAAGACTAGTGAGATTTAGACTTTTGGGGGACTTGTCCCTCTAAACTTGTTTTCCACCCTGCTCGGATCCTAattctggtgtttttttcttttctggctttttttttgcagtttttccatCCCCCCAAACTTTTCCACTGggttctgttttcccttttgaaCTGGTTTTCTCTGGCTTCATTCTAACCTCTGCATGCGTTTCCCATTCTTTCAGGTTCCCTGTCCTATAATCCcgactttttgtcttttttaagcCAAGAATGAATTTGGCTAGCCATTTCCAGTTACGTTTTTCCACTTCACCCTTCCAGTCAGTTCCTTTTTGTTAAGTTTTCAGTCTTCTAGGTGGAAACCACTTTCTCCACTTTCTTAGTCTGTTCCCTTCATCCTTTTCCCTGAATATTACCAGGGGGATCACTGAGGTTCTAGGAGGAGCACGGCCCAGCGCAGCTCGAGGAACCAATTTGTAAGGGAGATCTTGCTTGGGCACAGATAACAAACCAAACACAGATGTTTGGTTCAGGTAGACTTTTCGGAGAGTGTAACTAATAAATCTCGATTTTGCAAGGAAATAtgggaaaacaaaaatggaaaggaaaattcaTGTGTTAGATTGGATTTCCTCATTGATCTACTGGGACTCAAGGGTTGAATTTTGCAATTGATAACCTGAAGGGAAAAACCATGATACCCGTTATATACAGTTGTTTAAAGTTGTTGTTCCTGTTGTCTAAAGTTCATGTAGCTAATTCCAGTTAGTCAAGCCAAGTTAACAGTAGGtacatttttctcatttggatGCATGTTTAAAAATTTTTTGATATGTAAATCTCTATTTTTTAAAGGCTAAAACAGAGTGTATTTTTCCTAATaatatgaaaagaacaaaaaatacgtgataaaataaaatccacagtaTTAACTCTGGGGCAATAAAGATAAAAGAAgcagagattctttttttttttccccaacataaaacaaacaaacacacattttttgtgctattagcatttttttttggaaaagaccGAACAACTTTGAAAACATGTATCCAACCTCATAATTTTAAACCAAGAAGTTATAATTTAGTAGAATTGTAAACAATTGAAAACAGGCACTTCTACAGTGGTGCGTGTTGGATGATCTATACACTAGACAAGAATTTCAGTCCCAGATACTCCTTAGGAACTTAAGGAATGTGACTTGGAAAGAAAACAGTGGGCTTATTTGCTccctctgttttggtttttgattCTTAATTCTGTTTTCAGGTAAAAAACGCAGGCTAACTATTATTGAATGTGGATGTGACATTAACACAATGATTGACCTGGCTAAAGTCGCTGATTTGGTAAGTTAACAATGGCACGTGATTTCTACTATAATTTATATTGAAAATACTACTTTTGACTAGATTGCATCAGTGTCTCATTTCTCTATCCATGGCTATCAAAGGCAAAACTGTCTTTGATTTCAGAGAGAACAGGACGAAGCTCGACAATAAACCTAATATTCCCCTAGGACTTTCTTTACCCTGGGGAAATAAAGTGTTTGGTGGTGAGGAGGATGTGGAAGAAGAGAAATGCAGCTGAACTTCATTGCTAATGCAGCTGGTAAACTTTCAGTGGAAGATCTTAGAAGAAGCCAAGGTGACAAAGTGACCTTTCATTAAGGGATTTGGTCAAACAtgttaaaatctgaaaatgtttttttaggCAAGAAGTTTTTCAACTAATGTATAAAGTAGAAATATGTATTAGTTTACTAGTTGGTTTTATTTGATGCACTCTGATGTTTACATCTGAAGATCACTGTGTAGTGATAcaactgatttcagtggagtgtGGTCACCATTGTAATTTACTTGTAATTTTTGGTGGGGTGGATTATGTCAACTGATCTTGAGGACCCAATGCACGATCCATTTGTCTGTTTAGAATTTTACTTTATGTGTGGATTCAGTATATTATTCATAGCCAATTAGGGTTTGGAATCCTTCTCTAAATATTGACTATCTAAATACATGCAGGCGCTAGTCCAGATACTGTTCTGCCTGCATGTTTTCTACTTGAGGAAGGGagatgtattaaaaaatacaaaaattctcTGTTAGTAGATGTGATGGATGTTTGAGATTCTGCATGCACATAGTGATGCTGAGaatcttttttggttttattgttaGGAGGCGGAGATCACGTAGTcacttgcagagctctgtcaTCAGTTCCCATGTATTTTAAGTTCTTAACTGCTGAGGCCCTAATATGACAttgcttccatttccatttgAGTGTTGGGTGCTGTTTTCCTGTGTCAGTGCGTTTTAGTGATGCATAACAGTAATTGCAATGTGTGAAGTAAGTTTGTCTCATTTTGCCAAAAGACTTGGCTGAtacaaaaatttaattaattttctcagATACTCATGCAAATATTGGAAGATAGtcaattttgcatattttaaattaagcaaGTAAATGCCTGTTCAGACCTTACTACGATACTGTATGTTATTGCATTCACAGAGCAGCCTTATTCTTTGATAGTTTTCTCGGAGACAATGAGCAAATCAAATCTATATAAGGAGATTTGATTGACTGGAAGAAGAGATTTGATTTCCTAAGCCCCACTAACTTCTAAAGCAGCTAAGATTCGTACTTAATTAAAAAGCCAAAGTTGATTTTCAGGATGtatgaaaataaagaacaaaactttTTGCAAGATTTTGGTTCCAAATAAGTTTATGACTTTAAAGGTGCAGTCTTTGAAATTATCTCACGTGGGCACTGTGGTATTGTTATAGTGAAATGCTGATGTTGTGTTTTCAGGTTCTAATGCTTATTGATGCCAGCTTTGGATTTGAGATGGAAACATTTGAATTCCTGAACATTTGTCAGGTGCATGGCTTTCCCAAAATTATGGGAGTTCTTACCCACCTGGATACGTTCAAGAACAACAAACAATTAAAGAAGACTAAAAAGAAGTTAAAGCACAGATTCTGGACTGAAGTGTATCCGGTATGACATTCAACGGtcatttttccatatattttgcCTTGTGGAAGCTAAATTAAAAGTGGGGCAGTACTGAAGTGTTTATTATGTTCTTACAACTTTTAAATAATACTATAAATGGACAGTGCTGATGTTGCATCGATTATCTAATCTTTCTTCTATTTGCTAAAATACTTGTGTAATTATTCTCTATCCCAGTGTGACTACCCACTGCACATGTGATACCAGTAAAAAAGTCTGTTACACAGGTGCTGTGCAAGGAAGATCTGCTTGTAGGTCTGAGAGACAAATTAACCTTTGTACCAGGTTTTCTGGGTGGGAATCTTTTTCCTCTAAGATTTAGGGGGCAATTTTCACGATGAAGTAAACTAGTTAGTTTGATCTTTTGGAGCCAGTTGTAACCTGCAACTTCCGTTTATGATTTACAATTTAGGattgtgttgccttttttttagttttgtaggTACGAAATTGATGTTTAAcgtttttatgtctttttaatgtgtttaggGTGCTAAGCTGTTTTATCTCTCTGGGATGGTTCACGGAGAATATCAAAAGCAGGAAATACACAATTTGGGGCGTTTTATCTCAGTTATGAAATTCCGACCTCTTACTTGGCAAACATCTCACCCGTATGTTCTTGCAGACAGGTGtgtgcttttctctctgttcttcaATCTCAGCACAGACAGCAGCACCTTGCTGTGTAAAAAAACTGTAACATTAGAGCCAGTCAGCTCCATGTGTGAACGGGTATTTAGTGTTCTCTGGGTAGCTTTGGGGAATTGAAAGCCTACTCTTCAGGTTTGTGCTGCTAACTGTAGCCATTCAGTTTCAGTTTCATGGTATATTGTAAATACTTTTGaaacacatacatgcacatacacacacacacacacacccctcccccgcTTGTTGGTGATTATATTGAATTTCCGTGGAAAAGGAACAGCATTCCAGCAATTTAACAAGTGAAGTAGTCCTCCGAGTTCCCCGGAACCTCCCTTCTGCTCCATCTCCACATGTAGCATTTGATTCACAGTGTCTTTGGAACATGAACGTCATCTTGATGGTGGCCATGCCTACCTGAGAAACTGCCTCACCTTTCATATTTTATTGCCAGAATGCTTGCAGTTATGACTGAACTCCCACAAGAATCCAAGGTGCCTAGAACAAGTCTTTTTCAAAGCTctaattctttggaaaaaaattgttggAGTAAAAGATAAGCATAATACAAAGTCCTGCAAAATACACAAAGCAAAGagagggaaaatgagaaaaaaaatattctgtagtcTTTCAGTAACATTGGTTTAGGTTGCTATAACTGTTACAGTTATTTTGGTTGTTGGGTCAGTTTTTTAGCTGATCTGCAGCCAGAGTGTGTGTCCCGTCATCCTCCCTGGCTGTGTGCTTGTGTGGCCTCCCTTGTGCAGTGTAGGAAGGAGTTCTGGAAGGAGCTTCCCCTCATCTGCCTGAAAACAGCCaacctttccctctcccctttcctgtgGAAGTTTTTGTGTTGCTCACTGCCATTATTAGGGAAAAGAAGGTATTGTGTGGCTGCAGGGAATGTGTCTTTCAGCTGTCTTAGGGTGGTTAGTCTCTTTTCCCTCTAATGGCAAAATTGATTTGAGGGGGGTTGTGTGTGGAAGGCGTATAAGCAGTAATTAAAATTTTGTAAGAAAGCAGTACATCTTTAGTGAAATGTCAATAAGTCTTCTGGAAATATATTGTTGTACACAGCTATgcaagttttaaaatacaattctaaagaatttttgaaagatcttttatcttttcttttccatggatttttttcttatgattgTTCTTTTTTGATTATTAGAGTCTGCAGAGCACGCAGTGCCAGCAGTGATGCTGCAATTCTCTTTTCTTAAACTACCTTTTTTCAAAAGTTACTATTAGGACTGCTGGAtgttctaactttttttttttttttttttttttggatagaaTGGAAGAGTTGACAAACCCAGAAGACGTTAGAATCAATCCCAAATGTGACAGGAAGATATCGCTTTATGGATACCTGAGAGGAGCACACCTGAAAAACAAAAGTCAAATTCATATGCCAGGTAATTTACCAGCTTCTTAAAACTGTGTACTGATTTATGAATAACAGCATAGCCactgttatttttattgtggAATAATTTGTCTCTTTAAACTGTACATTGTAAACTAGTTTTTTAGCCtttctaaatgcattttatgcttttggaaattatttttcataatacatgtttttggaaaaataaatccttgtAAGTAGCTTTGCTTTTAATTGTGTGGTTTTGTTGCAATATTAGCAGTTTTTCAAAGGTGTTTCACTTTAAAAGGTGCTTGGAGTGCAAAACGTACCAGCCCTAATAGTGAAATTAAATCTAGCTTATGTGAATTTTCTCATATTCATTGAATAAATTTAATAGTTTGAGTGATTTAAAAGcttaaattcaaaaatattttaataaatttacagACCTACGCAGAAAAGTGAGTTGGtagttttcttatttaaaaacaagcaaacaaacccaaagctttGAAAAATTCTGGTGAACTTAACGTGTGCTTCTCTAAGTTCAGTGGTAAGGCAGAAGAGTTGGATGTTCGGTACAGAGCTTGCTGTTGATGAGTCACTGAACGCTACAATGTCTTGTAGTGTGTTTTTTTTGTAATCTCTTCAAATTTCAGAATCAAAACCTTGTGAAAACCTTATTGCCTTCCTTTCTTGTCACCCCAGGTGTAGGAGACTTTACTGTGAGTGATGTGAGTTTCCTACCAGACCCCTGTGCTCTGCCTGAACAGCAGAAGAAGCGTTctttaaatgagaaagagaagctAGTCTATGCTCCTCTTTCAGGAGTTGGAGGCATTGTATATGATAAAGATGCTGTTTATATTGACCTTGGTGGGAGCCACGCTCATGAAAAAGAAGAGGTAAGGGAATGCTGTTAGTGATTTGAATTCCTTGCAAAATGTAGTTTTTATCCTTAGAGTAAAAATTAAGTGCTTAAAAAATAAGCTTCTTTAAAATTATCAATCCTTATATATCCGTAGTgggtaatttctttttctcctctattGATTTCAGAGGAGCgatatttttatctctttgtaaaacactgcaaaacattTGAAGGATCAGTTAATAATAATTACCTAAGTATAGTTTCATAAACTTTCCAAACATTGACTTAAGATTCACAAAAACTCCCAGTACTGGGATATTATCACTCTTATTTTGCAGGGCAGGGTGATTGTGGGAGAACACTTACAGGATTTGACTAGTCCAAGGGAGAGGTGGAAAACATTTGAGTTACAGATTGATTTCGGCTGTTTTCCCCTGTGTTGTGCTAAATGTTAAATACGTTTGGGTCTATGATAACGTGTGCTTGCTGATACTTACTGTAGTGGTTGCATACTCTGCAGGAGgccctgtttaatttttcttgtatTAATATCGTATCCATTCTTGAAATGTGAAGAGGGGAAGGGAGACCTTGCTATtctgagaaaacatttatttaaaatgctttggaaTTTTTTCGTGCTTATGCAGATTTCTACTGTTTTAGGCAGATTGATGACTCTATTAGCTGTTCATTAGacatttgtttattcattttaattgaaaagtgaaaaatcttGGCTTTCCAGGAGGAAGTGAGACCAAATCATGAACTAGTTCAGAGCCTCATCTCCACGCATTCAGCCATTGATGTTAAGATGGCGTCAAGCAAAGTCTCTCTCTTCATGGACTCTAGACCCTTGGGTTCAGAAGATGTAGGGCAAGAGTAAGTTTTAAATGCTGAGCAGTGTTTGAGTATGAATGAATGTCTAATTTCAGGCTCTAATAGAGCACAGTTAGTAGAATGGCTTATTGCCTAATTCTTCCTGTTCTGAGACTACTCATATGCCACCTTTTTTGAGATAGGAATAATTGATATTAGAAAGGTTTTGTAAGCAGTATAGTCCTGTCTTCCAGGAATTCCTTGCTGATATAGCCATAAGTaacatatttctgtttttcttcagagttttGGAGAATGGCAGTCATAATCTTCAGTAAAATTCATTGTATAACCTATCTTAATTCCATGGAAAGTGAAGAAATTTCTTGGAATTATTTATGGCTACAAAATAGGGTGTATTCTTGAATTAAAAGGCATTCTGTACTTAAAGAACTCTACTGCCTTTTTAATGTTCTCCATAACCtcgctttatttttgttttgtttttttttttaattaaaaatatttttaatattcattgttttattaacattttcttgTACTTTGCCATCTTACCCCAAATGTGATTTTTGGGAAAACAGGTTTGTGATGCCAAAAGAAGAGAGACAGATTGATTTGAAGACTGGAAGAGTTCGTCGGAAGGCAGTAtttgaagaagaagagaaagaaaatgatgaTGCAGTAAGCGAtgaggaagatgaagaagaagaagcagtAATGTCTGAGGATGGAAGTGAGGGCGATGATGAAGATGATGCTGAGGAAGAAAGTGACAGAGAGCTAATAAGGGAAGAGGTGGGTTTTGGGAGAGCCAAACGTCTGAAAACAGAGGTGGCTAAAGAAGAAGCTGTGAATGAGATGCCAGCATTTGCAGACAGTGATGATGATCTAGAGATGAGTtctgaaggagaagaaggaagaactgCCCCTGAAGAGAACGAGATGGAGGAAGATGAtgacagtgaggaggaggaggatgagcaaAGGACTTATGAAAATGAAAGCTTAGATAGTGAATTTGAGGTTGCAAGCAAAAAAGTAGCTGAATCTAAGCAGTACGAAATAAATAGTAAAGATACAGAAACGAGACCACAAATCTCAGATcacagactgaaaagaaaatcagtgctTACTACAGATTCGGGAAACTGCACAGCAGAAGAGGCATCAGAATCTGAGGCTGAAAACTCTTCCCTCAATGAAGGTGATGATGAAGAAGGATCACGTGATGAATTAGAAGTTGAAGAGTCAAATAGGAAGGGATTTCCACACACTCAAGGAAAGAAAACTGATAGTATTAGCCAGACTAAACTGAAAGCTGTAGAAACTGAGGATGATGATGTGGAAAATCTactgaaagaggaagaggagtatGAAGAAAAAATAGATCTTTCTGCTGACACGACAGGTAGACtataaatattaagaattttt
This region includes:
- the BMS1 gene encoding ribosome biogenesis protein BMS1 homolog, which gives rise to MEEKEKKKHRAKHSGPKAEKKRKRYLNELGIGDEENARKRNPKAFTVQSAVRMARTFHRTQDLKTKKHHIPVVDRTPLEPPPVVVVVVGPPKVGKSTVIKCLIKNFTRQKLVEIRGPVTIVSGKKRRLTIIECGCDINTMIDLAKVADLVLMLIDASFGFEMETFEFLNICQVHGFPKIMGVLTHLDTFKNNKQLKKTKKKLKHRFWTEVYPGAKLFYLSGMVHGEYQKQEIHNLGRFISVMKFRPLTWQTSHPYVLADRMEELTNPEDVRINPKCDRKISLYGYLRGAHLKNKSQIHMPGVGDFTVSDVSFLPDPCALPEQQKKRSLNEKEKLVYAPLSGVGGIVYDKDAVYIDLGGSHAHEKEEEEVRPNHELVQSLISTHSAIDVKMASSKVSLFMDSRPLGSEDVGQEFVMPKEERQIDLKTGRVRRKAVFEEEEKENDDAVSDEEDEEEEAVMSEDGSEGDDEDDAEEESDRELIREEVGFGRAKRLKTEVAKEEAVNEMPAFADSDDDLEMSSEGEEGRTAPEENEMEEDDDSEEEEDEQRTYENESLDSEFEVASKKVAESKQYEINSKDTETRPQISDHRLKRKSVLTTDSGNCTAEEASESEAENSSLNEGDDEEGSRDELEVEESNRKGFPHTQGKKTDSISQTKLKAVETEDDDVENLLKEEEEYEEKIDLSADTTGALKWKEDLTQKAAQAFLRQQRSTPNLRKLVYGTAVEDEDHESEDAGDELGGLFRVSRPDKASKQKANALDCSKFLIEKPQDWDLEEVMSSIRDCFVTGKWEDDKDAAKLLEEDDELYGDFEDLETGVVHKGKRVAEGDEDTTYFDDLKEEMHKQAQLNRAEFEDQDDETRVQYEGFRPGMYVRIEIENVPCEFVLNFDPHYPIILGGLGNSEGNVGYVQLRLKKHRWYKKILKTRDPLILSLGWRRFQTIPMFYIEDHNGRHRLLKYTPQHMHCGATFWGPITPQGTGFLAVQSVSGTTPDFRIAATGVVLDLDKSITIVKKLKLTGFPFKIFKNTCFIKGMFNSQLEVAKFEGAAIRTVSGIRGQIKKALRTPVGAFRATFEDKLLMSDIVFVRTWYPVSIPTLYNPVTSLLKPAGEKDSWSGMKTTGQLRHERGIKLKQNKDSLYTPIVREKRHFNKLHIPKALQKALPFKNKPKNLEKKGKTPKDQWRPAVIREPHEKKISALLSALSTVNNYKIRKAKVKHREQLKEYLKVKQKEDEQKFKRQKEAKKKIYRILGQREKKRQQSSLKGSSKGEKSM